From one Nonomuraea polychroma genomic stretch:
- a CDS encoding GNAT family N-acetyltransferase, with protein sequence MRQVVWNGERLGLRDVTEADVPALHAIYGDPTVTHHMPFAPRTVGEVAGLVEAAMAAACAEPRLLYVMAVVDAERHDVIGVARLHIEADHPHSAEIGFGLRPDVWGRGAGTDLVRSLLSFGFKGLRLHRIWGARSPANLPAQLAMLTAGMVEEGRIRHHVHTPLGWRDSIVHSALEDEWIER encoded by the coding sequence ATGCGCCAGGTGGTGTGGAACGGTGAACGGCTCGGCCTCCGTGACGTCACTGAGGCCGACGTGCCCGCGTTGCACGCCATCTACGGCGATCCCACTGTGACGCACCACATGCCCTTCGCACCGCGCACCGTGGGCGAGGTCGCGGGACTCGTGGAGGCGGCCATGGCGGCGGCCTGCGCGGAGCCGCGCTTGTTGTACGTGATGGCCGTGGTCGACGCCGAGCGCCACGACGTGATCGGAGTGGCCCGCCTGCACATCGAGGCCGATCACCCGCACAGCGCGGAGATCGGCTTCGGCCTGCGCCCCGACGTGTGGGGGCGAGGCGCCGGCACGGACCTGGTGCGGTCGCTGCTGTCGTTCGGGTTCAAGGGGCTCCGGCTGCACCGCATCTGGGGCGCCCGGTCGCCGGCCAACCTGCCCGCGCAGCTCGCCATGCTGACGGCGGGGATGGTGGAGGAGGGGCGCATCCGGCACCACGTGCACACGCCGCTGGGGTGGCGCGACTCGATCGTGCACTCGGCCCTCGAGGACGAGTGGATCGAACGCTAG
- a CDS encoding CHAT domain-containing protein, with protein sequence MTDPAAALAARIEQFEQAADPGLIWDPAALGEAEQAMLACAGDRSDAAVWRLIGILHLARYRLDQRTAQDAAVAGAFFAAVAVVDPGRLPEKLRGAGAPPGDSAGTWAGLVEEVFRHVDPAAYAHVGLLIRALVRRAMAHPTVDAADRLEQLLLEQAMRSSDPSWAPGALALLGGGLMRLYGQTGARELIDDAVHVLLRAALGAPGEAAFLGELAAALAVAAPDDDDLVGAYLTAAESAPGTQDRSQALLALVDLTRARAEGSVLDDDLLAFIRVGQCALDFWHEQWAHPGVLALYAAGLVEWYVVTGDERSLEAGREMLQALGVTPDEPARRPGAEPLARVSGETARRLGTDPVVRLGLLAGRRWRRYGLTGEPADLDVAVDAMREAAASAPPGHPDRARLLTALAKALLERAVVTQSDPAEPISAARTALAAHDEHDTARPVALLLLAQALSLRLTRSTAGQAVTALREALTSAEDLTVRADAYGLLSEVLQWRAGEAHDEADRRAEDLNDGVDRRAEDLNDGVDRRAEDLNDGVDRRAEDLNDAVLAARQAVELAVKTSGDQAPAQRLLSHALLGRFSALGDARDLGEALALARDGDTGLLTRLAAVLDGPPPPVMDEHLAQAAADLAFLTSDEDLTLKLLRFAEHRFAPAGERAEASGDRGTFLLTAALHLTELGRLRAANAVLTRAAAAFDEAGRRSSTADALSRLGVNHAELDEPDQALEAYERSAAVYRSLGEPWSEARQLGNMGAVLLRAGDPARAVDQHLRAAALCAATGLAAEEAYHQVQAADAYLAAGDPAAAVACAARARELYLTLREPKPAACVLISAARAAVDQGDLTAAVERIAACAIELEAAGDWQSACRALDAHAVLLAGRGHRPQAAACEARVVEIVRRNGERREPADEWYRIAQRHRATGDAAGARFAFELAEREYDAISHHDGSASVRYNLGVLAYTEGDAERALEEFGAAGETFARLRAPGKEAAVLTMRASCLAGLDRVDDALPELERALELAAAEGDLDALFTATLHRAVLDLRRGELQEAEERLHAALGLGAGDPLKEGVVRDRLAALAFRTGDQKAQAEALEQAVTAFRAAAQNRLAALASIRLGFVLEERGEYRRARTALEAGLTSLATPQAAVPAGEAPFETVPAGEAPFQTVPAAEAPFQTVPAAEAPFEVVAAMAAPGGVDVAVLERVAAIQLALGDLTDGRTTLSEAVTALRAGGEQPETLERLELRLRLEEAEAAGDLRLARATAEQALTLATQPSARAEQPGALAAQPDALVAQAGAGDTGISTDGDAWRVRDGHRPVPAEDLSHLLAKLSALCLTMGDPTAAYGHAARGCELRDDRMAEHLRNLGAAARALGRPDEAIGHLTKAVELARSPGAALPAQLVHALGSLASALSDQARWTDAARAYDEGLALTTAPLWRALRVPLLSGRAGLHLKLGELDEAATAYRDAISIAEELGGRPGLGDDYADLGLVHLLRGDRDQARPLLARALDLHRTNGDDRGAALDLIMLARLHQPALLQATNPPATPPERPTHPATAFHETPARPPAHPQAAADQETAGRYGARGEAGAWLEEALAVAEGIGFGAGEAIALADLGALDVAAGEHARAHHRLSQAIARLEDLGHEPALATACHHRAAAAEGRGDLPGALADAERAGALGHTPALDRAIRLAVRLGRGSAAWTLAEQAKARRLIALLGHDRWPVPDGVPAGMLEAEQRALDDVRTLTSAATTSRDPAQAAALTRRAHAARAGVEALWRRMELLAPDHVAIRRGTPPGELELHTLVRPAEDGRTGGTATVGGTATVGGAAPAGGIGLLGFHIGEGDDTVTVHAHRTGWSEPRAFPATAGRALLAEFIRSIDGDRPGLLDLAARRHRLDLWRRLADLLLADALDALAADDLDVVHLLPHRELHRVPLHALAPAGGPSLLERCPVTYAPSAAVLTRLARRVPHRTGRSLVLGYGTETETRAAEEIAALLGEDARTGPAATSSLLPGSWDIVHIAAQAVLDRHDPFASGVRLADGLLTARRLMSTRTSVGLVAVTGCERDSGGPSEGDGMAALGHALLHAGARSALLTLWPVAGEITRSLMRDFHTRLRTGTGPAQALREAVLGLRELYGSAEPDLWAPYVLVGLPG encoded by the coding sequence ATGACCGATCCGGCGGCGGCGCTCGCCGCCCGCATCGAGCAGTTCGAGCAGGCCGCGGATCCCGGGCTGATCTGGGATCCCGCGGCGCTGGGCGAGGCTGAGCAGGCGATGCTGGCGTGCGCCGGCGACCGCTCCGACGCCGCGGTCTGGCGCCTGATCGGCATCCTGCACCTGGCCCGGTACCGGCTCGACCAGCGGACCGCGCAGGACGCCGCGGTGGCCGGCGCCTTCTTCGCCGCCGTTGCCGTGGTCGACCCCGGGCGGCTGCCGGAGAAGCTGCGCGGCGCCGGCGCGCCGCCGGGCGACTCGGCCGGCACGTGGGCCGGGCTGGTGGAGGAGGTGTTCCGGCACGTCGACCCCGCCGCGTACGCGCACGTCGGCCTGCTCATCCGCGCCCTGGTCCGCCGCGCCATGGCCCATCCCACCGTGGACGCCGCCGACCGGCTCGAACAACTGCTGTTAGAGCAGGCCATGCGCTCGTCCGACCCATCCTGGGCGCCGGGGGCGCTGGCACTGCTCGGCGGCGGGCTGATGCGTTTGTACGGGCAGACCGGCGCGCGGGAGCTCATCGACGACGCCGTGCACGTGCTGCTCAGAGCGGCCTTGGGGGCGCCTGGCGAGGCCGCCTTCCTGGGCGAGCTGGCCGCGGCGCTCGCGGTGGCCGCGCCCGACGACGATGACCTGGTCGGGGCGTACCTCACGGCCGCTGAATCGGCCCCGGGCACCCAGGACAGGTCCCAGGCGCTGCTGGCGCTCGTGGACCTCACCCGGGCGCGGGCGGAGGGCTCGGTCCTGGACGACGACCTGCTGGCGTTCATCAGGGTGGGACAGTGCGCGCTGGACTTCTGGCACGAGCAGTGGGCGCATCCCGGGGTGCTGGCGCTGTATGCGGCGGGACTCGTCGAGTGGTACGTGGTCACAGGCGACGAGCGCTCGCTCGAAGCCGGCCGGGAAATGCTGCAGGCCCTGGGCGTCACCCCCGACGAACCGGCCCGCCGCCCAGGCGCCGAGCCGCTCGCGCGGGTGAGCGGCGAGACGGCGCGCCGGCTCGGGACCGATCCCGTCGTGCGCCTCGGCCTGCTGGCCGGCCGCCGATGGCGCCGCTACGGCCTGACCGGGGAGCCGGCCGACCTGGACGTGGCCGTCGACGCCATGCGCGAAGCGGCCGCCTCGGCCCCGCCCGGCCACCCGGACCGCGCCCGCCTGCTGACCGCCCTCGCGAAAGCCCTGCTCGAACGGGCCGTGGTCACCCAGAGCGACCCGGCGGAACCGATCAGCGCCGCCCGCACGGCCCTGGCCGCCCACGACGAGCACGACACCGCCAGACCGGTAGCCCTCCTCCTGCTCGCCCAGGCCCTGAGCCTGCGTCTCACCCGGTCCACGGCCGGCCAGGCGGTCACCGCACTGCGCGAAGCCCTCACCTCCGCCGAAGACCTGACGGTCCGCGCCGACGCCTACGGCCTGCTGTCGGAGGTGCTCCAATGGCGCGCCGGGGAAGCGCACGACGAGGCGGACCGGCGAGCCGAGGACCTGAATGACGGCGTGGACCGGCGAGCCGAGGACCTGAACGACGGCGTGGACCGGCGAGCCGAGGACCTGAATGACGGCGTGGACCGGCGAGCCGAGGACCTGAACGACGCCGTCCTGGCCGCCCGCCAAGCCGTCGAACTGGCCGTGAAGACCTCCGGCGACCAGGCTCCCGCCCAGCGGCTGCTGTCCCACGCCCTGCTCGGCCGCTTCTCGGCCCTGGGCGACGCCCGCGACCTGGGCGAGGCCCTGGCACTGGCCAGGGACGGCGACACCGGCCTGCTGACCCGGCTGGCCGCCGTGCTCGACGGCCCACCGCCGCCGGTGATGGACGAGCACCTCGCGCAGGCCGCGGCCGACCTGGCGTTCCTGACCTCGGACGAGGACTTGACGCTCAAGCTCCTGCGCTTCGCCGAGCACCGATTCGCCCCGGCCGGGGAGCGTGCCGAGGCATCGGGCGATCGCGGGACGTTCCTGCTGACCGCGGCGCTCCACCTGACCGAGCTCGGCCGCCTCCGGGCCGCCAACGCCGTGCTGACCAGGGCAGCGGCCGCGTTCGACGAGGCCGGCCGGCGCTCGAGCACCGCCGACGCGCTCTCCAGGCTCGGAGTCAACCACGCCGAGCTGGACGAGCCGGACCAGGCCCTGGAGGCGTACGAACGTTCCGCGGCCGTCTACCGCTCCCTGGGCGAACCCTGGTCCGAGGCCCGGCAGCTCGGCAACATGGGCGCCGTCCTCCTCCGGGCCGGCGACCCCGCGCGCGCCGTCGACCAGCACCTCCGCGCGGCCGCCTTGTGCGCGGCCACCGGTCTGGCCGCGGAGGAGGCGTATCACCAGGTTCAGGCGGCCGACGCCTACCTGGCCGCGGGAGACCCGGCGGCGGCCGTGGCGTGCGCGGCCCGGGCCCGCGAGCTGTATCTGACACTCCGCGAACCGAAGCCGGCGGCCTGCGTCCTCATCTCCGCCGCCCGCGCCGCCGTCGACCAGGGCGACCTCACCGCCGCGGTGGAGCGCATCGCCGCCTGCGCCATCGAGCTGGAGGCCGCCGGTGACTGGCAGTCCGCGTGCCGGGCGCTCGACGCGCACGCCGTCCTGCTGGCCGGACGCGGCCACCGTCCGCAGGCCGCCGCGTGCGAGGCCCGTGTGGTGGAGATCGTACGGCGCAACGGTGAGCGGCGGGAGCCTGCCGACGAGTGGTACCGCATCGCGCAACGGCATCGCGCCACCGGCGACGCCGCGGGCGCCAGGTTCGCCTTTGAACTGGCGGAACGCGAGTACGACGCGATCAGCCACCATGACGGCTCCGCCTCGGTCCGCTACAACCTGGGCGTGCTCGCGTACACGGAGGGCGACGCCGAGCGGGCGCTGGAGGAGTTCGGGGCGGCGGGGGAGACGTTCGCCCGGTTGCGGGCGCCCGGCAAGGAGGCGGCCGTCCTGACCATGCGCGCATCCTGCCTGGCCGGCCTCGATCGGGTGGACGACGCGCTGCCGGAGCTGGAGCGGGCGCTGGAGCTGGCCGCCGCCGAAGGCGACCTCGACGCCCTCTTCACCGCCACCCTGCACCGCGCCGTGCTCGACCTCCGGCGGGGCGAACTCCAGGAGGCGGAGGAGCGCCTGCACGCCGCCCTCGGGCTGGGCGCCGGCGACCCGTTGAAGGAAGGCGTCGTACGGGACCGGCTGGCGGCTCTCGCCTTCCGTACCGGTGATCAGAAGGCCCAGGCGGAGGCGCTGGAACAGGCGGTGACAGCCTTCCGCGCCGCGGCGCAGAACCGGCTGGCCGCCCTCGCCTCCATCAGGCTCGGCTTCGTCCTGGAGGAACGCGGCGAATACCGCCGCGCCCGGACAGCCCTGGAAGCAGGCCTGACCAGCCTCGCCACGCCGCAGGCGGCCGTCCCAGCGGGGGAGGCGCCGTTCGAGACCGTCCCGGCGGGGGAGGCGCCGTTCCAGACCGTGCCGGCGGCGGAGGCGCCGTTCCAGACCGTGCCGGCGGCGGAGGCGCCGTTCGAGGTCGTCGCGGCCATGGCGGCGCCGGGCGGCGTGGACGTGGCCGTCCTCGAACGGGTGGCCGCCATCCAGCTCGCCCTCGGCGACCTCACCGACGGCCGCACCACCCTGTCCGAGGCCGTCACCGCGCTCCGAGCCGGCGGCGAGCAGCCGGAAACCCTGGAACGACTGGAGCTCCGCCTCCGCCTGGAAGAGGCAGAGGCCGCGGGCGACCTACGCCTGGCCCGCGCCACAGCCGAACAGGCCCTCACCCTCGCCACCCAGCCCAGCGCTCGGGCCGAACAGCCCGGCGCTCTCGCCGCCCAGCCCGACGCTCTGGTCGCCCAGGCCGGCGCCGGCGACACCGGCATCTCGACCGATGGTGACGCTTGGCGCGTCCGGGACGGACACCGCCCCGTCCCCGCCGAAGACCTGTCCCATCTCCTGGCCAAGCTGTCCGCCCTCTGCCTCACCATGGGCGACCCCACCGCCGCCTACGGCCACGCCGCCCGCGGCTGTGAACTACGCGACGACCGGATGGCCGAGCACCTGCGTAACCTCGGTGCCGCCGCCCGCGCGTTGGGCCGCCCCGACGAGGCGATCGGCCACCTCACCAAGGCGGTCGAGCTGGCCCGCAGCCCGGGCGCAGCGCTGCCCGCCCAGCTCGTCCACGCGCTCGGCTCCCTCGCGTCGGCCCTGTCCGACCAAGCCCGCTGGACGGACGCCGCCCGCGCCTACGACGAGGGCCTCGCCCTGACCACGGCCCCTCTATGGCGAGCGCTGCGTGTCCCGCTGCTGTCCGGCCGTGCCGGGCTCCACCTCAAGCTGGGCGAGCTGGACGAGGCGGCCACGGCCTACCGGGACGCCATCTCGATCGCCGAAGAGCTGGGCGGCCGGCCCGGTCTCGGCGACGACTACGCCGACCTCGGCCTGGTGCACCTCCTGCGCGGCGATCGGGACCAGGCCAGGCCGCTCCTCGCACGAGCCCTGGACCTCCATCGGACGAACGGCGACGACCGCGGCGCCGCCCTCGATCTGATCATGCTCGCCCGCCTTCACCAACCGGCTCTCCTCCAGGCCACCAACCCACCGGCGACGCCCCCAGAGCGGCCGACCCACCCGGCGACGGCTTTCCACGAGACCCCCGCCCGGCCACCGGCGCATCCGCAGGCCGCGGCAGACCAGGAGACGGCGGGGCGGTACGGGGCGCGAGGGGAGGCGGGAGCGTGGCTGGAGGAGGCGCTGGCCGTGGCCGAGGGGATCGGGTTCGGCGCGGGAGAGGCGATCGCCCTGGCCGATCTCGGAGCGCTCGACGTCGCCGCAGGCGAGCATGCCCGCGCCCATCACCGCCTCTCCCAGGCGATCGCACGGCTGGAGGACCTGGGCCACGAGCCGGCGCTGGCGACCGCCTGCCACCACCGGGCCGCCGCGGCGGAGGGGCGCGGCGACCTGCCGGGAGCCCTCGCCGACGCCGAACGCGCCGGCGCCCTCGGTCACACGCCGGCCCTCGACCGGGCGATCAGGCTCGCCGTACGCCTCGGCCGCGGGTCGGCGGCCTGGACGCTCGCCGAACAGGCCAAAGCGCGCAGACTGATCGCCCTGCTGGGCCACGACCGCTGGCCCGTGCCGGACGGCGTACCCGCCGGCATGCTGGAGGCCGAACAACGCGCGCTGGACGACGTGCGCACGCTCACCTCGGCGGCTACCACGAGCCGCGACCCCGCGCAGGCCGCGGCTCTCACCCGCCGCGCCCACGCCGCGCGGGCCGGAGTGGAGGCACTGTGGCGCCGTATGGAGCTCCTTGCCCCCGACCACGTGGCCATCCGCCGCGGCACTCCGCCGGGCGAACTCGAACTGCACACCCTCGTGCGACCTGCGGAGGATGGCCGGACCGGCGGCACGGCCACCGTGGGCGGCACGGCCACCGTGGGCGGCGCCGCCCCTGCGGGCGGTATCGGGCTGCTGGGCTTCCACATCGGCGAGGGCGACGACACCGTGACCGTGCATGCCCACCGCACCGGCTGGTCCGAGCCGCGGGCCTTCCCCGCCACCGCCGGCCGCGCCCTCCTGGCCGAGTTCATCAGGAGCATCGACGGCGACCGGCCGGGCCTGCTCGATCTCGCGGCCCGCCGCCATCGCCTGGACCTGTGGCGCCGCCTGGCCGACCTGCTGCTGGCCGACGCACTCGACGCCCTGGCCGCCGACGACCTGGACGTGGTCCACCTGCTCCCGCACCGGGAACTGCACCGCGTACCGCTGCACGCCCTCGCCCCGGCGGGCGGGCCCTCTCTGCTCGAACGTTGCCCCGTGACGTATGCCCCGTCCGCCGCCGTCCTGACCCGCCTGGCCCGGCGCGTCCCGCACCGCACCGGCCGGTCGCTCGTGCTGGGCTACGGGACGGAAACGGAGACGCGGGCGGCCGAGGAGATCGCCGCGCTGCTGGGCGAGGACGCGCGAACCGGCCCCGCCGCCACCTCGTCGCTCCTCCCCGGGTCCTGGGACATCGTGCACATCGCCGCCCAGGCGGTCCTCGACCGGCACGACCCGTTCGCCTCCGGTGTCCGGCTCGCCGACGGCCTTCTCACCGCCAGGCGGTTGATGAGCACGCGGACAAGCGTGGGGCTCGTGGCCGTCACAGGCTGCGAACGCGACTCCGGCGGCCCTTCGGAGGGGGACGGCATGGCGGCGCTCGGACACGCCCTCCTCCATGCCGGAGCCAGGTCGGCCCTGCTCACCCTCTGGCCGGTCGCCGGCGAGATCACGCGGTCGCTGATGCGCGACTTCCACACCAGGCTCCGCACCGGCACGGGGCCGGCGCAGGCGTTACGCGAGGCCGTGCTGGGACTGCGCGAGTTGTACGGGTCCGCCGAGCCCGACCTGTGGGCCCCGTACGTGCTGGTCGGCCTCCCGGGCTAG
- a CDS encoding GH39 family glycosyl hydrolase, translating to MTNTPAHRDWQERIGQASGEITGAARPVLEAPTGLRAVPGAGAVTLTWDPVPGAIGYLVHRDGAPAGQPDVDVPAVPSCRYVDTGHGAAAYAVAAVSAMDAVGPLSPAVHAGPAASAGEVSVHVDARESTRDLPRPWKLMVGSEHLSYLLNTGETGGRPIGDELTEALRIMQDELGVETVRAHGILCDDLGVYKEGNVYDFSGVDAVYDKVVGLGLRPVVELGFMPRDLAADPSKTVFAYEAIISPPKDFEAWSDLVRALVEHLAARYGIHELIDHWAFEVWNEPNLAVFWSGTPEEYFLLYDVTAAAVKNVHPDLRVGGPASAANGWVEELLAHVAESGAALDFLSTHTYGNAPLDWRPALARHGRDIPIWWTEWGPTPTHFHGIGDGPFGAAFLLHGMRSAAGRIGALSHWVASDHFEELGRPPRLFHGGFGLLTVGNLRKPRFHALALAARLGDTELPATSEGDVAGVEAWAARHDDGRIGVLLWNGTLNHSQAAGTPELARTITLTIDGLEDRPRTLTHHRIDHDHSNIEAVWHAMGGGDWPADEQWDALRAANTLDELDPPATVTGTAVTLRFDLPMPGVSFVELSG from the coding sequence TTGACGAACACGCCCGCCCACCGCGACTGGCAGGAGCGCATCGGCCAGGCGTCCGGCGAGATCACCGGGGCCGCACGGCCCGTCCTGGAGGCCCCGACCGGCCTCCGGGCGGTGCCCGGCGCCGGTGCGGTGACGCTGACCTGGGATCCCGTGCCGGGAGCCATCGGGTACCTGGTGCACAGGGACGGGGCGCCGGCCGGGCAGCCGGACGTGGACGTGCCGGCCGTCCCGTCCTGCCGGTACGTGGACACGGGCCACGGGGCGGCGGCCTACGCGGTGGCCGCCGTCTCCGCCATGGACGCCGTCGGCCCTCTGTCCCCGGCGGTCCACGCGGGACCGGCAGCGTCCGCCGGGGAGGTCTCCGTCCACGTCGACGCGCGGGAGTCCACCCGTGACCTGCCGCGCCCCTGGAAGCTCATGGTCGGTTCCGAGCACCTGTCGTACCTCCTCAACACCGGCGAGACCGGCGGCCGGCCCATCGGCGACGAGCTGACCGAGGCGCTGCGGATCATGCAGGACGAGCTGGGCGTCGAGACGGTGCGGGCGCACGGCATTCTCTGCGACGACCTGGGCGTGTACAAGGAGGGCAACGTCTACGACTTCAGTGGCGTGGACGCCGTCTACGACAAGGTCGTCGGCCTGGGCCTGCGCCCGGTCGTGGAGCTCGGCTTCATGCCGCGGGACCTGGCCGCCGACCCGTCCAAGACCGTGTTCGCCTACGAGGCGATCATCTCGCCGCCCAAGGACTTCGAGGCGTGGAGCGACCTCGTCAGGGCCCTGGTCGAGCACCTGGCCGCCCGGTACGGCATCCACGAGCTGATCGACCACTGGGCCTTCGAGGTGTGGAACGAGCCCAACCTGGCCGTGTTCTGGTCCGGCACGCCCGAGGAGTACTTCCTGCTCTACGACGTCACCGCCGCCGCGGTGAAGAACGTGCACCCGGACCTGCGCGTCGGCGGCCCCGCCTCGGCGGCGAACGGCTGGGTCGAGGAGCTGCTCGCCCACGTCGCCGAGTCGGGGGCGGCACTCGACTTCCTGTCCACGCACACGTACGGCAACGCCCCGCTCGACTGGCGCCCGGCCCTGGCCAGGCACGGGCGGGACATCCCCATCTGGTGGACCGAATGGGGTCCCACGCCGACCCACTTCCACGGCATCGGCGACGGGCCGTTCGGGGCGGCGTTCCTGCTGCACGGCATGAGATCGGCGGCGGGCAGGATCGGCGCGCTGTCGCACTGGGTGGCCTCCGACCACTTCGAGGAGCTGGGCCGCCCGCCGCGGCTGTTCCACGGCGGCTTCGGCCTGCTCACCGTCGGCAACCTGCGCAAGCCCCGCTTCCACGCGCTCGCGCTCGCCGCCCGCCTCGGCGACACCGAGCTGCCGGCCACGTCGGAGGGGGACGTGGCCGGCGTGGAGGCGTGGGCGGCCAGGCACGACGACGGCCGGATCGGCGTGCTGCTCTGGAACGGCACGCTCAACCACTCCCAGGCGGCCGGCACCCCCGAGCTGGCCCGTACGATCACGCTGACCATCGACGGCCTCGAAGATCGCCCGCGGACGCTCACGCACCATCGCATCGACCACGATCACTCCAACATCGAGGCCGTCTGGCACGCTATGGGGGGTGGAGACTGGCCTGCGGACGAGCAGTGGGACGCACTCCGCGCCGCCAACACCCTCGACGAGCTGGACCCGCCCGCCACGGTCACCGGCACCGCCGTCACCCTCCGCTTCGACCTGCCCATGCCCGGGGTGTCCTTCGTCGAGCTGTCGGGCTGA
- a CDS encoding MFS transporter yields MKPFYVRELSVYPVGRRRIFLLAIAVLASLVANFETTIATILPLLMEDLGMSLTVYGQIAALSVLVGGLSAGFGGILSDRWGRVTILVPTLTITAACNFLLATVDSVAELFWIRCLMLFIEGAGITITASLVRDFSPRMGRAQAFAFWTWGPVGASFLASFIAGFTLPLFGNAWQSQAIIMGVVSLAMCGVIIWKIAEPSGALRAEVLQDEVAVKAEGRADHGRVRQLFRHPHLWAHVFGNTGWQVLYWTFAIFGQTMLTGALGMEAAAANRVVALGIVLNAVAVVIVGRVSDRIQLRKPFTAVGTVLTVATLAYFISLIGPGVSAAHVTVVFALLYLFMGVAYVPWMANFSENAEDVEPRLQGSALGIWGMVVRVMIVVLLIVSPLVVEVGGWQTWLGVALAGQLVFLASMAAYKGRWRTALSAPAPQPAD; encoded by the coding sequence ATGAAGCCGTTCTATGTCCGCGAGCTGAGCGTTTACCCGGTCGGTCGCCGCCGGATCTTCCTGCTGGCGATCGCGGTGCTGGCGAGTCTGGTGGCCAACTTCGAGACCACGATCGCCACCATCCTGCCCCTCCTCATGGAGGACCTGGGCATGTCGCTCACCGTCTACGGGCAGATCGCCGCGCTGTCGGTGCTCGTGGGCGGTCTCTCGGCCGGGTTCGGCGGCATCCTGTCCGACCGGTGGGGGCGGGTCACGATCCTGGTGCCCACCCTGACCATCACGGCCGCCTGCAACTTCCTGCTCGCCACTGTGGACTCCGTGGCGGAGCTCTTCTGGATCCGCTGCCTGATGTTGTTCATCGAGGGCGCGGGGATCACGATCACGGCTTCGCTCGTGCGGGACTTCTCGCCGCGGATGGGGCGGGCGCAGGCGTTCGCGTTCTGGACGTGGGGTCCTGTCGGGGCGTCGTTCCTGGCCTCGTTCATCGCGGGGTTCACATTGCCGCTGTTCGGCAACGCGTGGCAGTCGCAGGCGATCATCATGGGTGTGGTGTCGCTGGCCATGTGCGGTGTCATCATCTGGAAGATCGCCGAGCCGTCGGGGGCGCTGCGGGCCGAGGTGCTCCAGGACGAGGTCGCCGTGAAGGCCGAGGGGCGGGCTGACCACGGCCGGGTACGGCAGTTGTTCCGGCACCCGCACCTGTGGGCGCACGTCTTCGGCAACACCGGCTGGCAGGTGCTCTACTGGACGTTCGCGATCTTCGGCCAGACCATGCTGACGGGCGCGCTCGGCATGGAGGCGGCCGCGGCCAACCGGGTCGTGGCGCTGGGCATCGTGCTCAACGCCGTGGCCGTCGTGATCGTCGGCCGGGTCTCCGACCGGATCCAGCTGCGCAAGCCGTTCACCGCGGTGGGCACCGTGCTGACCGTGGCGACGCTCGCGTACTTCATCTCGCTGATCGGCCCCGGCGTCTCCGCGGCGCACGTGACCGTCGTCTTCGCGCTGCTCTACCTGTTCATGGGCGTCGCGTACGTGCCGTGGATGGCCAACTTCTCCGAGAACGCCGAGGACGTCGAACCCCGCCTCCAGGGCTCGGCCCTCGGCATCTGGGGCATGGTCGTCCGCGTCATGATCGTGGTGCTGCTGATCGTGTCGCCCCTGGTGGTGGAGGTCGGCGGCTGGCAGACGTGGCTCGGTGTGGCGCTCGCCGGCCAGCTCGTGTTCCTGGCCTCGATGGCGGCCTACAAGGGCAGATGGCGCACGGCTCTCAGCGCGCCGGCGCCGCAGCCGGCGGATTGA
- a CDS encoding sirohydrochlorin chelatase, whose translation MSLPVRERSPRPGGGRHRRPVPTSLPPDAPLLVLATPGDTAGVAEEIAAVVRVDNPQIEVLLTSVTDLADSLPPGREAVIVPLLTWEDPVVMAEIGKAVAAAGSGAVVTDALGPHPLLAEALHIRLAERGLARADRVRLLNVSSPVDAVILGTVGGERGVRAVQATAVLLASRLTLPVVAAALDSDPGVSVAAQRLRAAGAERLAIAPCMIGHEAPPAIVERAAAEIDAGHAEPLGSHSAVAELVARAYGSQLAT comes from the coding sequence GTGAGCCTGCCTGTACGTGAACGTTCCCCCCGGCCGGGCGGCGGTCGTCACCGCCGTCCCGTGCCCACGTCCCTGCCGCCGGACGCTCCTCTGCTCGTGCTCGCCACCCCCGGCGACACCGCCGGCGTGGCGGAGGAGATCGCGGCCGTGGTACGCGTGGACAACCCGCAGATCGAGGTACTGCTGACGAGCGTCACCGACCTGGCGGACTCCCTTCCCCCGGGACGCGAGGCCGTCATCGTGCCGCTGCTCACCTGGGAAGACCCCGTCGTCATGGCGGAGATCGGCAAGGCCGTGGCGGCCGCCGGCTCCGGGGCCGTGGTGACCGACGCGCTCGGGCCGCATCCGCTGCTGGCCGAGGCGCTGCACATCCGGCTGGCCGAGCGCGGTCTGGCCAGGGCCGACCGCGTACGCCTGCTGAACGTCTCCAGCCCCGTGGACGCGGTCATCCTCGGCACGGTCGGCGGCGAACGCGGGGTGCGTGCCGTGCAGGCCACCGCCGTGCTCCTGGCCTCCCGGCTCACGCTCCCGGTCGTGGCCGCCGCGCTCGACAGCGATCCCGGGGTGAGCGTGGCCGCCCAGCGGCTGCGCGCGGCCGGCGCCGAGCGGCTGGCGATCGCCCCCTGCATGATCGGCCACGAGGCGCCGCCCGCGATCGTCGAGCGGGCCGCCGCGGAGATCGACGCCGGGCACGCGGAGCCGCTCGGCTCGCACAGTGCGGTCGCGGAACTTGTCGCGCGAGCTTACGGGAGTCAACTCGCGACTTGA